In Streptomyces sp. TLI_146, the genomic stretch AGAGGGCCCAGAGCACATTGACGCGGCGGCGTGCGAGCGCGAGGACGGCCTGTGTGTGACGCTTGCCCTCGGCTCGCTTGCGATCGTAAAACCGGCGGGACTCGGGGCAGTGGCGGATGCTGAACAACGCCGAGATGTAGAAGACCCGTTGGAGACGGCGGTTGTATCGCTGCGGGCGCCGCAGGTTGCCGCTGACCTTCCCGGAGTCGCGAGGCACCGGAGCGACACCGCCGAAGCCGGCGAGACGGTCGGCGGTGCCGAAGAGGTTCATGTCGCCGCCGGTGGCTGCCAGGAACTCGGCTCCGAGGATGATGCCCAGACCGGGCATGCTCGTGATCACCTCAAAGGTGGCGTGGTCGCGAAACCGTGCCTCGATAGCCTTGTCGAGCTCGGCTATCCGCTGGTTGAGGGCCGTCACCTCCGTCGCGAGTGTGTGCACCAACTGGGCGGTCAGCTTCTCTCCGGGCAGGCTGGTGTGCTGTCGCTCGGCGGCCTGGACGGCGATCTCGGCGAGCCGGTCAGCGCGAAGTACGTGCCGGTTGCGCAGCCAGGTCTCCAGCCGTTTGCTGCCGATCCGGCGGATGGCAGCAGGGGTCTGGTAGCCGGCCAGCAAGGTGAGCGGGCCGGTGTTGGTCACATCCAACGCCCGTTCCAGTCCGGGGAAGATGCCCGTCAGCTGGGCACGGAGGCGGTTGACAGTCCGCGTGCGGTCGGCGACCAGGTCCGTGCGTCGGCCCGTGAGGATCTTGAGGTCGGTGACGGCTCCGTCGTCGGCGTGTAAGGACTGCAGATCACGGCGGACGCGGACCTGGTCTGCGATGACGGCAGCGTCCTTGGCGTCGGTTTTGCCCTCGCCGCGGTAGCTCTCGGATGCACGGTGGATGGCTCGGCCGGAGATGTAGTGCACCGGCTGGTCGTGGCTGAGGAAAATCGCGATGGCCAGGGCGGCTCCGCCATCGGCCAGGTCAATGCCCCAGGTCACCTCGTCGCTGAGAGCTTGGACGTCGGCGAGGAGTTCGAGCAGTTGGGGTTCGTCGTTGGCGACGCGTCGTGACAGCAGCCGGCGGCCGCTGTCGTCGATCGCGACGCAGTGGTGATGGGTCTTGCCTGCGTCGATGCCGGCCCAGATCGCGGCCATGTGGTGCCTCCGTGCGGTGTGCTGCTGGTTCCTCCTACGGACGACCTCGCTGTCGATTCCCTACTCAGCGATCATTCGCAATTCCTAATTGGCAGCCGAGTCGTCGTGGGGCACCGGGCGGCCAATCAGTGAGAGCCACAAGCGGCAGAGCCTTTTCAACCACACCCGGTGCCCCTGGGTGAGTGAACCATACGAAGGGCTCACCGCCTCCCGCAGAACAATGTAGGGAGCCTTTTCCAACCTACCTATGAGGCACGGCAGTTGTGCTGATAAGGTGATGAAGCCCCTGGTAGATGGGTTTTCGATCAAGAGAACCATCCCCCAGAGGCTTCACATGTTTGTCTACCCGTCGGGTGTCGACGTATCCAGCTCTGCCTTCCAGTTCCTCTGTCAATGGCCATCTCTCGTGCTCCCCGTCGGCGGCCGTTCTGTTTCCCCGTCTGTGGCCGTCGAGTGCGGCTCATCCAAGATTTCCGGATGCTGTTGGTGATCTTCGTTCGTCCCAGTGAAGGCCGGTGGTGAGGTCTTCCGTCGGCGTGCCGAGCGTGCTCCGCTGGTTGCAGCGGGGTGGTTCGAGCGGTCGGAGGGGTGACCGCGATGGCGATGGGGTCGAGTTCTGGGCGGGTGATCCCGCCGTTGACGGTGCGGATGGCGCGGGCCAGCAACCCGCGGGGGACCGCGGCGATGTGGGTGCGTGACCGGCTGGACGAGCTGTTCACGGACGAGGATTTCGCTGATTGGTTTCCGGCCGACGGGAGGCGGGGGCTGTCGCCGGCGCGGCTGGCGATGGTGTCGGTGCTGCAGTACGCGGAGAACCTCACCGACCGGCAGGCCGCCGAAGCGGTCCGCTGCAGGCTGGACTGGAAGTACTGGCTCGGGCTCGAGCTGGATGATCCGGGCTTTGATTTCTCGGTGCTCAGCGAGTTCCGGGACCGGATGGCTCAGGACGGTCGGGCGGATCGACTGCGCGCCGTGATGATCGAGCACATGGTGGCGGCGGGCCTGGTCAAACGGCATGGGCAGATGCGCACGGACTCCACTCATGTACTGGCCGCAGCAAGGAAGTTGAACCGGGTGGAGCTCGTCGCGGAGACTCTGCGGGCCGCGCTGGAGGAACTCGCCGCCGCGGATGACGCGTGGCTGGCACCGATGGTCACTACCGGATGGGCAAAACGCTATGGGCGTCCGGCCCGCTACGGCCGGCTGCCCAAGGCGAAAGAGGACTTGGCCGCGTACGTGTTGCTGGTCGGTGAGGACGGCATGCGGCTGCTCCGCTTGGTCTACCAGGACGGCGCTCCGCCCCGACTGCGTGCGCTGGTGCAGGTGCAGGTGCTGCGGCAGGTGTGGATCCAGCAGTACTGGTACGACGCGGACGGCCAGCTGAGCTGGCGCGGCCCGAAGGACAGCCACGACCGGCTCAGCCGACGCGGTGCCCCGCGACGCCTGGACGGACCGGGCGAGGGCAGCCCGGGCATCGGCACGGCGCGGTTGCCCTGGTCGAGCACAGAGACCGTCACTCCACACGACGCCGAGGCCCGCTTCGCCCACCGGCCGGGCAAGGCGGCCTGGGTCGGCTACAAAGATCATCAGACGGAAACCTGCGACTCCGACGGGCCGAACGTCATCGTCCACGTCACTACCCAGACGGCCCCCGAACAGGACATCTCGACGCTGGAACCGATCCATCGCGCCCTGGCTGAACGGGACCTGCTGCCGGCCCAGCACCTCGTCGATGCCGGCTACGTCTCCCCGGCCGCCATCCCGCAGGCGGCTGTCGACCACGGCGTCATGCCGCTCGGGCCGGTACGGCCGGGCTCTCCCCGTCTGCGCCACCCCGGCTTCGACAAGCAGGACTTCCACATCGACTGGGACCAGCACACCGCGACCTGCCCACGCGGCGTGACCAGCCCACCCTGGAACGACACCCAGATCGCCGGCCAGCTCGGCCACTCGGTGCTCTTCCCCCGAGCCGCCTGCCGGGCCTGCGAGGACCGGCTCTCCTGCACCGGCAACACCGGCGGCCGCGGCCGCCATCTATTCCTCATGCCCCGCCCACAGCAGGAGATCCAAGACAGGGCCCGCGCCGAGCAGGAAACCCTTGCCTGGAAGGCCCGTTACGCGATGCGTGCGGGCTGCGAGGCCACCGTCTCCGAGACCGTCCACGCCCATGGCCTGCGCCACTGCCGCTATCGCGGGCTGGCGAAGGTACACGTTCAGCACGTCCTCACCGCCGCCGGAACGAACATCATCCGGCTCAGCGAGTGCTTCCCGCCCGGCACCACACCCCCACGCACCCCACGGCCACTCACACCATTCCAACGCCTCTGCCAGAACACCGAAAATCCGCCCGCCGCTTGATCGAACGAAGATCACCAACAGCATCCGGAAATCTTGGATGAGCCGCACGAGATGGCCATTGACAATCCCCCACCAACACCCCGTAACACCGTCCAGGGATCTCCAACCTCGCCCTCCAACCCTTTGGCACTGACGGCAGTCGAACGATCGCCCCATTCACAGCGCCCAGAAGCCTCACATGACCCTCCCGCCTTCCACCGACCTCCCCCAGCCCGAGGCATCCCGGCTTCCTCCCGGCGCAGCCGAGCTGCTTGAAGGGATGACCGAGGAACAGACGGCGTTGACTCTTGGCCTGGGAGTGCTCGTGCAACGCGCTGCCGAAACCGAGTACATCCTGCACGGCCTCTACGCCCACCTCGGTGGCGTCGAACGACCCTATACAGACAAGCCCAGCGCCCCCGTCTCACACTTCATCGACAACGCCAAGCCCCGGCTGGCCGCAACCCCCAACGACCAGATCCCGGACCAAGCCCGTTCCGCATTGCTGCACGACCTGAACCGATGCAGGGCCAGCTTCGATGCACGCAACCGGTACCTCCACAGATGCTGGGTGTTCGACGACGAAGTGCACGGATGGCGGACCGTCAAAGGAACAAAGGGCCTCAGCCGCCCAGAGATCAGTCTGGTCTCGAGCGATGACGTGTGGGACCCGGTCCGTGAGTTCGCCCGCCTGCGAGACAAGTTGATCGCGTGGGACGCCCACTTCTTCGGAACGCCCGACGATCCGGATATGGGGCTGTCTCCGACATCCTTGAAGCATCTGTGACACCAGTCCCTTGGGTGGCACGCAGCAGGCCCACCAACCGGAACTTCACCCCGGCTGATCGCTTCCACCCTCAGTGGCCCGCAGGCTCTGGGGAAGACTCCCTGCGGCGCTGCAATCGCCGTCCAGCTCAGGTTCGCGCGGCTCAGGTTCGCGCGGCGCCGGCAGCCCGTCAGCAGACCAACCACGGCCCGGCGCGTCACCGGTCCGAGGCAACCCAATCACCTCAACGAGGGGGTACCTGCGCCTTGCCCCGGCCTGTCCGCCCCTCAGGGCTGCGTCGCCTGATAGCCCCGCGGCGCGCCCGGACCGCCTTCTCTGACTCCGTCCTGTCACAGGCGGCACGCACCCGTGACAGGTTCTGCTCGATGATCTCCCGTGTGTCCGGGGGCAGTTCACGCCCCCTGAACAGCGGCACCAGACGGTTGGTGGAGGCCATGAACTTGTGGCAGGTGCCCACCAGGTCCAGGAACTCCAAGGTGCGGTCGATCGCCCGGACCACCGGGGCCACTGGGCTCTCCTCCTGGTTCCTCATCGACTGCGGGCTGGGAGTCGCCGTGCGGACGCAGCCGCTCTATCTCCAAGGCGTCGTCCCCGATTTTGAACTGGATCTTCGTCTCGTCCAGGACCAGCTGACGGTCCTCGGCGACCAGCTCCTCGTACCGGGTGCGCGTGACGCTCCCGACCTTCGTACTCGCGGGCATGAAACCCACCCCCTGCGGTGCGGGGCGTCGACACTCCCATTGCCGGCGACAAGCCCCGGCCCCACCCCCGCAGCTCTACCCCGCCGACCGATCCACAACAACCCGTGGCCACAGCTTGCGTGTACCGGCCTTCCAGTTCAGGTTCTTAGGGGGCGGCGTCGTCACCGGAGGACGAAGGCCTGGTCAGCCGCTCGGACAGTGACAACACCACAGCCAAGACCGCGAGATGACCCAACCCGGGCGCGCAGTCCAGTGGGCAGGAAGATGCCCCGCTGGGGTTCCAGCGGGGCATCCATGGGAGCTGCTCAGCGCTACCTCATCGCCGATCGGTCCGGCTCAGCCGCAATCGTGCGATGCCTGGACAACCCGGCGGCCTTCGCCGAGCGCGTAAGTACCGAAATCAGGGGCCAGGACCTCCATCGCCCCTCGGGCCGCGGCCTCCACGTCCCATACGAGAACCGGATACTCGCCGTCGGAGTCTGGCTGCGAGGAGTCGAGAACGACCGTTCCCCCCATGCCGTCGTACTCCACGGCAATCAAAGGATGCGGCATGCCCCATCGAACGCGTGCGTCCAACGTTTCGTAGGACGAGCCCCAAAGACGATCACCGCCTGCCTCAGTCTGGTATACGCCGAGGAACCCGGTTCCCCCGATATCGCAGGTTCCCAATTCCTCGAGGAGTCTGCGGTAGGACGGGGGGAACTTCAGGCCGAGATCGTTCTCCGCCGCAGCGATCATTTCCGGGGTGCAGCCATCCGCGTGGTTCGCGATGTCCTCACTGGCGCGCACCAGGTCGATGAACTCATCGACCGCTTCCACTGCCGCCGTCATCCGCCAAGCTCCTTGAGTCGATTCTTCCAGTACCGCTCCTTCCACAGCTTGAACTCCGGGCGGTCGATCCCGCTGGGGATCTTCGTGCCGGACTTCCAGTGCAACTGGTGACTGTTCTTGCTGTGCATGGTGGCGGTCACCTCGGCGATCGGACCGTCCTGTGTCTGCAGCATGTGATGCAGGATGATCCAGTCGTCGTTGCGTGTGTACGGGGTGAGCCCCTGCTTCATCAGCTTGCGGTTGCTGCGCCCGTACTTGTCCTTGGGGGAAACATAGTCCAGGTCGAGCAGGTCATCGCGCTGGTAGACACGCTGGTCTTCGAAGCTGGACCGCTTCCAGAATTTGCAGCCCGAGTTGTGCACCAGCGCGGTGGCCGCGCCCGCCTCCACAAAGTAGGTGTGGATGCCGTTGACGGATAGGTTGAATACCTGTTGCTGTTCGGACCAGGTCTGGGTCGAGGTGACCTTGACCCAGGTGCCCGATGCGGTGCGTAGAAGAGCCCCGGGCCGGACCTTTCCGGCTGGGGTCCAGGTCTTCTGGTCCTCGAGCCAGAAGGGATGGCCCTCCGTCGCGGTGACGGTGCCGGTGGCTTGGCCCTTGTCTCCGTCGGTGTCGACGGTGAGTTTGACCAACTGCTTGCTGCCGTTGCCGGTGATGAGGTCGTCAGCTGCCCGTGCCCCGGTCTCGCCGGTTACCGGGTCGGCCGCCAGGACTTGGTCGCCGACCTTGATGCTTTCAATGGGCTTGGTGGTGCCGTTGGCCAGGACCACCGGGGTGCCGGGGACGAAGCTATTGGTCTTGCACGCGGCGGCCATCGCCTCGTCGAGTCGCTTCGCCGAGGAGCCCTTGCCGCCGCCGAACAGCTTCTTGGTGTAGTTCCAGAGCTTGCTGCCGCCCTTGGTGGCCTTGCCGCCGTTGGCGACGCCGCCGCCCGGAATGATGCCGATGCAGGACGTGGCCGCGTCAACGGCCTGTCCCTCCGCGCCGTACCACACGCAATTGCCCGCATTGGCGGCATTGCTCAGAATAGGGATGTTGGTGCTGCCGACACCATCGAGGGTTAGGTGGCCGACGTCCTTCCAGAAGGTCCCCCAGTCGAAGTCCTCGTCGTCGGCCGCAGCAGCGAGGGCTTCCATCATCTTCTGGAATTCGGCAGCCTCCTCCTGCTGCTTTGCGTTCTCGCGCTGTGCCTTGGCCTCGGCCTCCTTCTTGTCAGCGACGATCTTCCACGCGTCAACGGAGGCCTGATGGGCCGCATCCTTGTCCTTGCCGGCCTGGGTGGCGTCAGCACGGGCCTGGTTGGCAGCAGACCATGCCTCGTCGGCGCTGGCGTGGGCCCATGAAGCGGAGTTCTCCGCGCGCGCCGCAGAGGCCTCTGCCTCGCGGGCCGCGGTGTGAGCCTCTGCCTCAGCCTGGCGGGCACGCTTGGCAGAGGCCGCGGCGTCCTTCGCCGACGCCTCCGCCCGGTCGGCGGACTTCTCTGCTTCCCTGGCGAACGTGTCGGCCTGCGCGGCAAACTCCGCTGCCAGCTTCTTGTACTTCTCGGCCTCAGTGGCGGCCGTCTTTGCCCAGGCAGCGGCCTCCAGGGCCGTGTGTGCGTCCTTCTGCGCAGTCGCTGCGATGCCTGCGGCTTCGGCGATCAGGCGCTCGACCTGGGCCACATGGGCCGCGGCGAGGCCGTCCTTGCGCTGGGCCATGTACTGGCCTGTCTGGATGAACGCGTGCAGCAGCTGTGGCGGGCCTTCCAGCGCGATGCTCGCCGCGGCCTTGACCTCAGGTCCGCCGCTGCTCAGCAGCTGGGTGGCGCGCAGCCGTTCATCGGCGGCCCGGGACGCGTACTGCCCCTCGGTGAGGAACTTCAGCAGGGCTTGGGGGGAACCGTTGTCCAGCGCGGCCTTGGCGGCGCCCTTCACATTGGTGCCGCCCATACTGCTGGCCTGCACCACCTTCAGCTGGTAGTCCCCAGCAGCGGCTTCATGCTGGCCGGTGCGCAGAAACTCCTGAACGGTCTTTGTATCGCCGCCGAGTGCCTTCTCGGCCGCCTGCTTGACCGGCGGGACCAGGCCTTCCTCGGCCAGGCGCGCGACGCGTGCCCGGTCGTCCTGCTCGGCCGCGCGCTTCCAGCCCGAGCGTACGTATTCGCGTACCTCCTGGTCGGAGTCGGCAAGGGCGACGGCGGCGGCGGTCTGGCTCCAGGGGCCGCGTGCCTTCATGGCGAACATGGCCAGCTGACGGCCCTTGGCGACCACCTGGTCGTCCGGCACACCAGGCTTAGCGGCATCCTGTGCGAGCTGGGCCGCCTGCGTGTCGAGGGCACTGGCTTCCTTGACCGCCTTGGCCTCGTCCGCCTTGCTCTTGTCATCTTCGGCCTTGAGGTCCTTGGCCCGCTGGACTGCCGCCGCGGTGCGGGTGGCGAGGTCCGCTGCTTCCGCCTTGCCTGCCAGTTCATGTGTCTGGCGCGCAGTCCTGACCGCCCTGTCCGCGACGGCTGCGGCGGCCTGGGCGGCCTCGGCATGCGTCTTGGCCTCTACTGAGGCTTTCCCCGACTTTTCTGCCTCGTCGGCGGCCTTGTCTGCTGCGGCAGCTGCATTGCGGGCATGCTGGGCGGCCTCCTGGGCTGCTGCACGTGCCTCCTTGGCCGCGGCGGCGGACTGGCGGGCCAGCGCGGAGGCCGCCCTGGCCGCCCGGGTCGCCTCGTTCGCGTACCGCTTGGCACGGGCGGAAGCCGCCCTAGCCTCGGCCGCGTGCTCATCGGCGACGCCGGCGAGCTGGCTCGCTTCCCCGGCGGCGTTGGCTGCGGCGTCCGCGTTGGCGCCGGCGCGCACCGCGGCGTCCGCGGCGTCTCCCGCCTCGGTTGCCGCTATGCCGGCCTGCGTCGCCGCGGCCCCGGAGTCGTCGGCGGCCTTCGCCGCATCCCGGGCTCGCTGGGCTGCCTGTCGCGCGGTCGAGGCCTTGGTCTTGTCGTTGGCGGTGTCGGCCGCCGCACTCTGGGCCCGGGCCGCGGCCTGAGCCGCACCGGCTGCCGCCGCGGCCGCCTGCGAGGCCGCACTCGCTGCGACTTGGGCCGACTGGGTCGCCTTGCGTGCTGCGGTGATCGCCTGCTGGGCGGCTTGTGCCGCGCCATTCGCCGCCTCTGCGGCCTGATTGGCCTTCTGCGCTGCCAGCGTGGCGTTCGCACCGGCTTGCGCCGTCTCCTTGGCTGCCTCTTCGGCCGCCTCCTTGGCGAGCTTCGATGCCTCAACTGCGCGGTCGGATGCCTCCTTGGCCTCGTCGGTCTCCCGCTTGGCCTGCTGCCCTGCCTCCTTGGCCTGCTGCGCAAGCTGTTCGACGGTGGCGCGCTCCTGATCCCGGGCACGGGCTACGTGCTGGCCCACCGCGATGAACTCGCGCACATCGTCGGCCGAGCCGGACAGTGCCAGCTGCGCTGCCTGCTTGGTCGCCGGCCCGCCGGTGCTCAAAATCTGGGTAGTCAGGAGCCGGTCGTCCGCCTCCAACGCCTTCTTCTGCGCTGTCTTGAGGAACTCGCGGACATCGTCGATCGAGCCGTTGAGGGCCTGCTGCGCGGCTCCCCTGACCACAGGGCCGCCGGTGCTGAGGATCTGGGTCACCTGCAGACGCTGATCTGCCTCCAGTGGCCTTTCCCAGCCGTCCTTCAGAAAGTTCTGCAGACTCTGCGGTGTCTTGAGCGCCTCGGTCGCCGCACCCCGCACATTGGGACCACTGAGCGAGATCATCTGCACGGTCTCGAGATAGTCGTCCGTGTGCTCGGCAGCGGGCTTTTCGCTGTCCAAGAAGCGCTTTACATCGGTGTCGGTGCCCAGCAGAGCCGCTTCTGCGGCCAGCCGCACAGCTGGACCGCCGTCCTTCCAGAACTGGACCACCCGGCCGCGGTCCGTCGCCGGAATCGGGGTGTTCCCCTCGTCATCATCCGTTCCCTCGACCGCATGGGCGGGAGTGATCCCGACCAGGCCGGCAAGGAGTGCAAGCGGCAGTGCACCTGCGCACACGGCCCGTATGCCTCGCGGCGGCCACTTCCCCTTCGATCTCATCACATGGTTCTTTCTCGCTGGTTCAGTTGTCACCGAATTCTCGGCGCGGCGACCTTAACCGCCTCGACCTACGGGGATACGCGAGGTCGGCCCTGGACGCCAGCGGCCAGGCGTACGGGGTTTTAACTGCCGTGAAGCGGCTCGGGACCGAGCATCCGGCACGCTCTCACACACCAACTCGCCGCCGTTCACTGAAGTTTAGGAGTAGTTACGGGGCCCCATCCGACCGCCAGATCTCCCCTTGACACAGGTATAGGTATCTCCATGAAAGAGTAAAGAATCGTGCCCAACTTGTAACCTTGGAGCCCTCATTGGCTCACCTGCTGGCATAAGTGGTAAGTTCTGGGCCGCCTATGAGCCCGCCAATTCTTGCGGCTCAATCAAGGCTTTCTTCGAGCCACTCCTGAAAGGACCCTTGGTGACACTTCGCACCCGGAAGAGGTTCATCGCCCCCATAGTCGCCACTGTCGCCGCGATCGGCGCCCTCAGCGCCGTTGCCCAGGCCGCCCCGACCACCACTGCGACGGCCATCGCCAATACCGAGCCGCCCTCCGCTGTCGAGGACTTCAACTACCCCGGGGCGGACCGGATCCTCGCAGAGCAAGACCTCAAGCTTGGCAAGGGCGACGGTGGAATCCTCCTGACGGAATGCACCGCAGATTCCTGGAATATCAAGGTGGCGGCCATCAAGAACTGGGCCACTTCCGAGCACTGCTTCAAGACCCCAGGCAAGACCGGATACCTCTCACTGGAGGTCACCGGCACCTTCAGCATCCAGACCGCCGACCGCTCGGTGCGCGCAACCCTGACGTCCGAAGGCAAGAAGAAGACCGTCGACGCCCCGAAGGGCCTTGTGACGCCGGTAGGCGCCGGCGACATCCCGGGGGGCGGCAAGGACGCCACCCTCGTTGAACTCCGCGTCACCGGCTGACCCGAGCCGCTACCGCAAACCGGCAAGCCCGGGACTCCGCCACCCCAGCACCACGGGACGCTGCCCGCGACAACATGCGCGGCCAAGCGCTGCGTGAAGTCCGCGCATCTACACCACTCGGTCCCGACGCCGCTCACAGCCGAACTCTGCGCATTCTTGCGACCGCATGCCTCCCGCACGCGCACGCCGCACGCCCACTGGACGCCCCACAGTCCTCTTCGCCGGCTGCCTGTGCCCGGCCCCGAATTTCTTTGTTTAAGGACCCCTTAATGTCTGCACTGAGGTCACGCGCGGCGTGGACCACCAGCCTGCTCGCCCTCGCCACGGCCAGCGGTCTCGTCACCGCATCCCCCGCCGGTGCCGTCTCCGGCGACACCGTTCCCTCCGGCAGCTACGCCTTCACCGCGAAGCTGACCATCGGGGACGGGAAGCGCAGTTGTTCGGGTGCGCTGGTGGACGGGCAGTGGGTGCTCACCGCTGCCAGCTGCTTCGCCGACGCCAATGGCAAGGTGGCGGCCGGCGCGCCGGCGGAGAAGACCACCGTGACTGTGGACGGGCCGTCGTTGTCGGGGGCGGTCCCGGTCACCGTCCTGCGGCTCGTCCCACATCCGGACCGCGATCTCGTCATGGCCCAGCTGCGCACGATCGTGCCCATTGCATCCACGGTTCCGGCGTTCAAGGTGGACCCGATTGATGTCGCCTCGAAGCCGGTGACGGCGGGCGAGAGCCTGCGGGTGACCGGGTACGGGCGGACCAAGACCGAGTGGGTGCCCGATGCCCCGCACACCGCCACCCCCACCCTCGCCGGGGCCGACGACGCCACGCTGACCCTGGCCGGCAGCAACGGGCAGACCGCGGGCGTCTGCAAGGGCGACGCGGGCGGGCCCACCTTCCGCCAGACCAGCAACGGGCGTTACGAGCTCGTCGGCATCCACTCCCGCACCTGGGAGGCCGGCTGCTTCAACTCCGACGAGACCCGCGACCAGGCGATCGACACCCGCGTCGACACCGTCAGCTCCTGGATCCAGCAGACCCGACTGACCACCAAGTCGATCCTGACCACGAAGGTCGTCACCGGCGCCGACTTCAACGGCGACGGCCGCACCGACATCGCCGCCGTCATGACCGATGGCAGCCTGCACGCCTTCTACTCCGGCCCGGACGGGACCCTCGAATACGGCCGCGCACTGTGGAAGGACAGCACCTGGGACAAGGTCAAGCGGATCGTCGCCGGTGACTTCAACGGCGACGGCCGCACCGACATCGCCGCCATGTGGGAGGACGGTGTCCTCTACCTCTACCCGGGCCAGGCCGACGGCTCCCTCGGGGAGCGCACCAAGATGTGGTCCGACAACTCCTGGGGGACCATGCGCCAGGTCGCCCGCTTCAAAGCCGACCGAGGCGGACGCGATGGCCTGCTGGCCATCTGGGGCGACGGCTCCCTCTACGCCTACACCACCAACGCCAACGGCACCCTGAGCACCGACAAGCGCCGCATGTGGCCCGACAGCACCTGGGACGGCAAGACCCAGTTCGCCACCGCCGACTACAACGCCGACGGCCTCGACGACATCGCCACCGTCGCCCCCACCGGCGCCCTCCAGCTGTACGCCAACAACGGCAAGGGCTCCTTCGACGCGGCCCGCCCGCTGTGGCCCGACACCAGCTGGAAGAACATGCAGATCATCGCGGGCGGCGACTTCAACGGCGACGGCAAGGGCGACCTCGCCGGCCTCTCCGACGTCGCCTCCGGCCACCCCCTCACCCACCCCAACCTCCGCTGGTACCAGGGCGACGGCAAGGGCAACCTCACCTCCGGCCGCTCCATGTGGCCCACCCGCCCCTGACCGCTCGCCCACAAGCCCGTGGGTCGGCGCACCCATCAAGTGCCGGCCCATGGCAACCGTTTGTCGGGCGTAACCAAATGCCTAGAAGTTGGTCCAGTCTGTGCGGGGAGGAGAATTTACGGCGTAAATCTCGCCGACGATGGCGATTGCCCTGCCCGTCAGCCTGCCGAACTATGGCAGCACCCACGCGTTGAGCGAGCAGACGAAGCCCGTACGGAGACCTCGGGTTCACGGCACCGGCAGGACTCGGGAACGGTCAGCAGCGCAGACCGATGGTGCCCCATCCACGGCGCTCCGCTTCTATAGCCACCTCACCCCAGTCCGTGAGAAGGGCGGTGAACTCCTCGTAGGTCTGTCAATGGCCCTTACTTCTCTA encodes the following:
- a CDS encoding IS110 family transposase, translated to MAAIWAGIDAGKTHHHCVAIDDSGRRLLSRRVANDEPQLLELLADVQALSDEVTWGIDLADGGAALAIAIFLSHDQPVHYISGRAIHRASESYRGEGKTDAKDAAVIADQVRVRRDLQSLHADDGAVTDLKILTGRRTDLVADRTRTVNRLRAQLTGIFPGLERALDVTNTGPLTLLAGYQTPAAIRRIGSKRLETWLRNRHVLRADRLAEIAVQAAERQHTSLPGEKLTAQLVHTLATEVTALNQRIAELDKAIEARFRDHATFEVITSMPGLGIILGAEFLAATGGDMNLFGTADRLAGFGGVAPVPRDSGKVSGNLRRPQRYNRRLQRVFYISALFSIRHCPESRRFYDRKRAEGKRHTQAVLALARRRVNVLWALLRDGRCYEATPPTVLAA
- a CDS encoding IS1182 family transposase; its protein translation is MAMGSSSGRVIPPLTVRMARASNPRGTAAMWVRDRLDELFTDEDFADWFPADGRRGLSPARLAMVSVLQYAENLTDRQAAEAVRCRLDWKYWLGLELDDPGFDFSVLSEFRDRMAQDGRADRLRAVMIEHMVAAGLVKRHGQMRTDSTHVLAAARKLNRVELVAETLRAALEELAAADDAWLAPMVTTGWAKRYGRPARYGRLPKAKEDLAAYVLLVGEDGMRLLRLVYQDGAPPRLRALVQVQVLRQVWIQQYWYDADGQLSWRGPKDSHDRLSRRGAPRRLDGPGEGSPGIGTARLPWSSTETVTPHDAEARFAHRPGKAAWVGYKDHQTETCDSDGPNVIVHVTTQTAPEQDISTLEPIHRALAERDLLPAQHLVDAGYVSPAAIPQAAVDHGVMPLGPVRPGSPRLRHPGFDKQDFHIDWDQHTATCPRGVTSPPWNDTQIAGQLGHSVLFPRAACRACEDRLSCTGNTGGRGRHLFLMPRPQQEIQDRARAEQETLAWKARYAMRAGCEATVSETVHAHGLRHCRYRGLAKVHVQHVLTAAGTNIIRLSECFPPGTTPPRTPRPLTPFQRLCQNTENPPAA
- a CDS encoding DUF6192 family protein; its protein translation is MRNQEESPVAPVVRAIDRTLEFLDLVGTCHKFMASTNRLVPLFRGRELPPDTREIIEQNLSRVRAACDRTESEKAVRARRGAIRRRSPEGRTGRGKAQVPPR
- a CDS encoding SMI1/KNR4 family protein, whose protein sequence is MTAAVEAVDEFIDLVRASEDIANHADGCTPEMIAAAENDLGLKFPPSYRRLLEELGTCDIGGTGFLGVYQTEAGGDRLWGSSYETLDARVRWGMPHPLIAVEYDGMGGTVVLDSSQPDSDGEYPVLVWDVEAAARGAMEVLAPDFGTYALGEGRRVVQASHDCG
- a CDS encoding HNH/ENDO VII family nuclease, coding for MCAGALPLALLAGLVGITPAHAVEGTDDDEGNTPIPATDRGRVVQFWKDGGPAVRLAAEAALLGTDTDVKRFLDSEKPAAEHTDDYLETVQMISLSGPNVRGAATEALKTPQSLQNFLKDGWERPLEADQRLQVTQILSTGGPVVRGAAQQALNGSIDDVREFLKTAQKKALEADDRLLTTQILSTGGPATKQAAQLALSGSADDVREFIAVGQHVARARDQERATVEQLAQQAKEAGQQAKRETDEAKEASDRAVEASKLAKEAAEEAAKETAQAGANATLAAQKANQAAEAANGAAQAAQQAITAARKATQSAQVAASAASQAAAAAAGAAQAAARAQSAAADTANDKTKASTARQAAQRARDAAKAADDSGAAATQAGIAATEAGDAADAAVRAGANADAAANAAGEASQLAGVADEHAAEARAASARAKRYANEATRAARAASALARQSAAAAKEARAAAQEAAQHARNAAAAADKAADEAEKSGKASVEAKTHAEAAQAAAAVADRAVRTARQTHELAGKAEAADLATRTAAAVQRAKDLKAEDDKSKADEAKAVKEASALDTQAAQLAQDAAKPGVPDDQVVAKGRQLAMFAMKARGPWSQTAAAVALADSDQEVREYVRSGWKRAAEQDDRARVARLAEEGLVPPVKQAAEKALGGDTKTVQEFLRTGQHEAAAGDYQLKVVQASSMGGTNVKGAAKAALDNGSPQALLKFLTEGQYASRAADERLRATQLLSSGGPEVKAAASIALEGPPQLLHAFIQTGQYMAQRKDGLAAAHVAQVERLIAEAAGIAATAQKDAHTALEAAAWAKTAATEAEKYKKLAAEFAAQADTFAREAEKSADRAEASAKDAAASAKRARQAEAEAHTAAREAEASAARAENSASWAHASADEAWSAANQARADATQAGKDKDAAHQASVDAWKIVADKKEAEAKAQRENAKQQEEAAEFQKMMEALAAAADDEDFDWGTFWKDVGHLTLDGVGSTNIPILSNAANAGNCVWYGAEGQAVDAATSCIGIIPGGGVANGGKATKGGSKLWNYTKKLFGGGKGSSAKRLDEAMAAACKTNSFVPGTPVVLANGTTKPIESIKVGDQVLAADPVTGETGARAADDLITGNGSKQLVKLTVDTDGDKGQATGTVTATEGHPFWLEDQKTWTPAGKVRPGALLRTASGTWVKVTSTQTWSEQQQVFNLSVNGIHTYFVEAGAATALVHNSGCKFWKRSSFEDQRVYQRDDLLDLDYVSPKDKYGRSNRKLMKQGLTPYTRNDDWIILHHMLQTQDGPIAEVTATMHSKNSHQLHWKSGTKIPSGIDRPEFKLWKERYWKNRLKELGG